GTTGAGACTCAATGACCTCCAAGGTGTTTtacaactccaaatctatgatgtCCATTGTTATCCATCACGACCACCCCCAAATTGAATTTGCCCTAGTTTTTGCCCTATCATACTTGCCTAAAGAGATCACTGAAATACTGAGTTTGGGCTTGAAATAAAACTAGGAGAGATGTTAGGTTCTGACTCTGAACTGAGTTGGTGAAGACTTATTGGAAAAACATTTTCTTGCCAAAAATAGGGTTAGGGATAACTTATTTGTTAATAGTTCATTTCATAAGTTCATAACTTTTTTCATCACAGATCTCTTGCAATCTGGTAAAAACCCTTCTGAGAATAATATTTTGTTGCCTatattcataagggaaagaaataCTAGAttttagagattagtgaaaacgaatgtgtattttttcccccatccatGTTCATggtggaccccctgaaatctatccttgGACATCTTGGGGATCTGTAGACTCAAAGAACCTTTGTTCTATAAGGTTTGATGACAGTAAAAAAGgcagttgtttttttaatcaagtacatTTTGAGGATACATAATCATAATTCGTTGATctgaatttttacttttctttcctttctctctgtctctttcacagAAAAAATTATGACATCGACATCCAAAGGAATTTTCCGCCCATTTTTAATCACTTGCATCATCCTGGGTTGTTTCATGGCATGTCTGCTCATATACATCAAGCCCACCAACAGCTGGATCCTTGGTCCCATAGAGTCAACCAGCTCtgttctgaaaatgaaaaatttcttttCCAGCAAAACTGATGATTTGAATGAAACCATCATATTGatttgggtatggccttttgggCAGACATTTGACCTTTCATCCTGCCAAGCAATGTTTAACATCCACGGGTGTCGTCTTACCACCGATCGAGCCCTTTACAACAAATCCCATGCAGTGCTGATTCACCATCGAGACATTAGCTGGGATCTCACTAATTTACCCCAGCAAGCAAGGCCACCATTCCAGAAGTGGATTTGGATGAACTTGGAATCGCCTACCCACACACCCCAGAAAAGCGGCATTGAACACCTCTTCAATCTAACTCTGACTTATCGCCGTGACTCAGATATACAAGTGCCTTATGGCTTCATGACAGTAAGCACAAATTCCTTTGTGTTTGAAGTACCAAGCAAAAAGAAGCTGGTGTGCTGGGTTGTCAGTAACTGGAATCCTGAGCATGCAAGAGTCAAGTACTACAGTGAACTGAGTAAAAGCATTGAAATTCATACCTATGGACAAGCATTTGGAGAGTATGTGAATGATAAAAGTTTGATTCCCACTATATCTGCTTGTAAATTTTACCTTTCCTTTGAAAACTCAATCCACAAAGATTACATCACTGAGAAACTCTACAATGCTTTTGTGGCTGGTACAGTACCTGTTGTGCTAGGTCCATCTAGGGAAAACTATGAGAATTTTATCCCAGGGGACTCCTTTATTCATGTGGAAGATTACAGTTCTGCCAGTGAGCTAGCCAAATACCTTAAGGAGCTAGACAAAAACGATAAGTTATACCTCAGTTACTTTAACTGGAGGAAGAGCTTCACAGTGAATCTCCCACGGTTCTGGGAGACACATGCATGCTCTGCTTGTGACCATGTGAAGAGACACCAAGAGTACAAGTCTGTTGGCAATCTAGAAAAATGGTTTTGGAATTAACATTTGCCATCTCTTGCACACTTAGGAGAAGATTCTGATGGAATCTATTTCAAGCTGTGATAATAAAAAGAGAGACATCAGTCTGTGTTCTGTGCCACAACTGACTCAACCATCCTCTCTTGGGTACCTTATTTATATTTCGTCAGAGTTTAAGCGATCAACATCAGCAGTCTTCGGCACTCGATTTTAAATTATACTGTATATAGCTAATTATCTGCACTGAAACATAATTTATTGTTTACTATCATTTTTAATCAATGTTGGGTTTTTCCTTCCACATTTGGATTAGGTTGTCAGAAATGTAAATTTGTTATTTGATTGTTGTGGTTCTGCATTGATCAGCTGCTTAATCTATTTGGAAAATGAAAGCCCAGATTATAGCATCATTGAGGATTTCCATTTAATTCTTTCCTCTGGAGTTTAAATTTCCCACAGTGTAACAAGGAAGGAGTGTGTCAcaattgaattaaaattaatgttcTTATATTCCCAAGTTTAACAAAGGGCAtagttgcctttcttttcatcttatcTGCATACTATGTTTGTGAAGGCAGAGTTATTAAAGTattaaaagggggaaagaacAAACTCTAACAGATTATTAATGTGTTATCCAGAAAGTCAACTGACCTACCATTTCTTTCATTATGATAACTTGCAACTGTATATTTTTACTCTCGTGATCTGCAGATAAGATTTTGGAGTACTGTGAAAAACCTATTCACTCACATTTTTGTGGTCCACAAAtagcattttaataatttttaaatgaaataccaGACTGTTTCAACGTTGGTAAAACAAttacaacaaaaaaagatgacTTTCCTcgcagaaggaaaagaaaagtgtaTAGAGGACATgccaataataattataaatgttatcttaatGTAAAAAACTTTTACATACAAACCAATATATTTTTGCTATAATAGCATATGTGAATAACAtctgaataaatttaaaagatgTGCATCAATATAAGTAAATTATTTGAATGGGCATTATCTTTATTGTGAATAGGCCGAAGTACTTGAGCAAAATTCTTCCATGTTTCATTCAAGTATTCCTTCTGTATGTCATATTTGTGGCCATAGttcctaagtgctttacagaacTACAGAGACACCTGAGAAACAGGAGTCATATGTGATCACTTGACATGGTACGTCATCTTTGAGGTTATAagtaaggggaaagaaagagagcagAAGCAAGTAAGGGAGGATGACTGTAGAGAAGGAACCAAAGAAATGTGTAACTGGAAGGCTGTACAATGCTTTCCTTCCATCAGTCCAAAAATACAAATGGGACTGCCTCTGGAAATTCTGAGTTCTCTAGCACTAGAGGTCATCAAAGTAAAAGCTGAATGACTTTTGGTCGTGGATGTTGAGTCTACTCAGGAACAGATGGGGCTAGATGaattgaggtcctttccagcccaTGAGTTACAATTCACATATCTGTATGTACTATTTGagtagaatttaaatgaatggttTTCATCTTAATAAGCAAACAGTATATTTCTCCATTCTACATAGCTAACAATACAGAGATTAAAGGTGGTTATGATTTGGGCAGTGGGGggcatttggttttttttaagtatctctactgtctttttattttctaactATTTCATTTTGGATAATAGTGACTATCTAGACATATGAGTTAAGaaaatttcacattattttatttCAGGATTTCAAAATACATGAACCTGGATATTTCTTTTTAAGGTTTTCATTATTTGTCAggtcagaaaaaattaaaatgtaaagagGAAGGATTGTTAAGGCATCTTTCAAAAAGGCCTAACTTGGGCTGAGACTATAAACTTGACCTTTTTTTGGGAATTAACTGGACATAATATCCTTAAATCCAATCTGTGCTGATTGGTGGTGTCCTTATAAATACAGAGTGGGGTGGAGCATTCTGGAGATCAAGAGGACTAACTAGATTCTAGTTACGTCTGCTCCTAACTCTCTGATTTGGGGCAAGTTGCCCTCTATGGCTGTGTTTATGGTGGTGAAATAACCAGGACCAAAATCTTTTCTTCACATTGACTCTTTTCTCCAGCAGAATCACATAGCTACAGCCTAGAAACATCAATTTTCTAGTTCCTAATAAAGAAAATGGACTAGTTTCTGTTCTTTCTTGAAATCACTGACTTTTataaatggaaaggaccttagagaccatcttttatgttaaaataattttaagataaaaataaaatcatctcttattttaaagaagagaaaactgagtctcagggaagttgtgatttgcccacGATCATATAGCTCAGAAATGGCAAAGTCAAGCTAGAACTCAGATTTCCTGAATCCTTGGCTACTGTTCCTTCTGGTAAACCATGCTGCCTTGATTGTGtggctgtgcctcagtttctacaaatgaagaaaagattttattGATACTAGAAGGCCCTAGTCAAATGGAATCCTCCATGTAGACACACTTTGacttttcagagaaaaaataCTAAATCTAAAATGTGTTTGTTGTCTTTCTGGATATTTTAGGAAATGTTACTTGTTTGTTTAAATGTGCTACCAATACATATTAAGGGAAACATAAATACAAAGGAGGGCATTCATGCTCAAATAACTGGAATAATGCCTGTTTAAAATTCCTTTAATATTACACCTCCTTGTGAAGGGTATGTTGATTCTTTGGCATTGATTActgttaatttttaaatgatattctaAAAGCTGTAGATGTTTTATGAATATAAAGGTTGTATAGACCACAGAATTTTAGTGTTCTTTTTCCAAAATGTTATGGAAGCTGCATCTCTGGTGTTCTGATGTTTCtttaaatcttatttattttaaggtcATAAAAATGATAGGATACTTCAATTTTCTAAAACCAACAGTACTGTAATATAAAAAGAACCCATAATAGGCATAAATTTGACAGGCTCAAGTCTAAGCTgccaaaaacaaaatcagaagggaAGACTAATGTAAACCTAAAACAGTGATCTTTGCTATAAAAATACCAATGTTAAAACAGAATATTGGGTAATATCATCTGTTGCAGAGCCTTAGAAGACCCATGGCACTTTAAGAGCTAACTCAAGTGGTGGAGGATATAGGAGTTATTGGTTCAGGCATTTATTTCTTTGACTTTCAGCCTCC
The DNA window shown above is from Notamacropus eugenii isolate mMacEug1 chromosome 2, mMacEug1.pri_v2, whole genome shotgun sequence and carries:
- the FUT9 gene encoding 4-galactosyl-N-acetylglucosaminide 3-alpha-L-fucosyltransferase 9 isoform X3; this encodes MALPLEETLKISNELFMCVIPVSANSFEEKIMTSTSKGIFRPFLITCIILGCFMACLLIYIKPTNSWILGPIESTSSVLKMKNFFSSKTDDLNETIILIWVWPFGQTFDLSSCQAMFNIHGCRLTTDRALYNKSHAVLIHHRDISWDLTNLPQQARPPFQKWIWMNLESPTHTPQKSGIEHLFNLTLTYRRDSDIQVPYGFMTVSTNSFVFEVPSKKKLVCWVVSNWNPEHARVKYYSELSKSIEIHTYGQAFGEYVNDKSLIPTISACKFYLSFENSIHKDYITEKLYNAFVAGTVPVVLGPSRENYENFIPGDSFIHVEDYSSASELAKYLKELDKNDKLYLSYFNWRKSFTVNLPRFWETHACSACDHVKRHQEYKSVGNLEKWFWN
- the FUT9 gene encoding 4-galactosyl-N-acetylglucosaminide 3-alpha-L-fucosyltransferase 9 isoform X4, which produces MCVIPVSANSFEEKIMTSTSKGIFRPFLITCIILGCFMACLLIYIKPTNSWILGPIESTSSVLKMKNFFSSKTDDLNETIILIWVWPFGQTFDLSSCQAMFNIHGCRLTTDRALYNKSHAVLIHHRDISWDLTNLPQQARPPFQKWIWMNLESPTHTPQKSGIEHLFNLTLTYRRDSDIQVPYGFMTVSTNSFVFEVPSKKKLVCWVVSNWNPEHARVKYYSELSKSIEIHTYGQAFGEYVNDKSLIPTISACKFYLSFENSIHKDYITEKLYNAFVAGTVPVVLGPSRENYENFIPGDSFIHVEDYSSASELAKYLKELDKNDKLYLSYFNWRKSFTVNLPRFWETHACSACDHVKRHQEYKSVGNLEKWFWN
- the FUT9 gene encoding 4-galactosyl-N-acetylglucosaminide 3-alpha-L-fucosyltransferase 9 isoform X1; this translates as MLNKRVFLSSRSRYTFEVYNIGLQDYKVMALPLEETLKISNELFMCVIPVSANSFEEKIMTSTSKGIFRPFLITCIILGCFMACLLIYIKPTNSWILGPIESTSSVLKMKNFFSSKTDDLNETIILIWVWPFGQTFDLSSCQAMFNIHGCRLTTDRALYNKSHAVLIHHRDISWDLTNLPQQARPPFQKWIWMNLESPTHTPQKSGIEHLFNLTLTYRRDSDIQVPYGFMTVSTNSFVFEVPSKKKLVCWVVSNWNPEHARVKYYSELSKSIEIHTYGQAFGEYVNDKSLIPTISACKFYLSFENSIHKDYITEKLYNAFVAGTVPVVLGPSRENYENFIPGDSFIHVEDYSSASELAKYLKELDKNDKLYLSYFNWRKSFTVNLPRFWETHACSACDHVKRHQEYKSVGNLEKWFWN
- the FUT9 gene encoding 4-galactosyl-N-acetylglucosaminide 3-alpha-L-fucosyltransferase 9 isoform X2, whose amino-acid sequence is MSNHGYTRFGSRYTFEVYNIGLQDYKVMALPLEETLKISNELFMCVIPVSANSFEEKIMTSTSKGIFRPFLITCIILGCFMACLLIYIKPTNSWILGPIESTSSVLKMKNFFSSKTDDLNETIILIWVWPFGQTFDLSSCQAMFNIHGCRLTTDRALYNKSHAVLIHHRDISWDLTNLPQQARPPFQKWIWMNLESPTHTPQKSGIEHLFNLTLTYRRDSDIQVPYGFMTVSTNSFVFEVPSKKKLVCWVVSNWNPEHARVKYYSELSKSIEIHTYGQAFGEYVNDKSLIPTISACKFYLSFENSIHKDYITEKLYNAFVAGTVPVVLGPSRENYENFIPGDSFIHVEDYSSASELAKYLKELDKNDKLYLSYFNWRKSFTVNLPRFWETHACSACDHVKRHQEYKSVGNLEKWFWN
- the FUT9 gene encoding 4-galactosyl-N-acetylglucosaminide 3-alpha-L-fucosyltransferase 9 isoform X5; this translates as MTSTSKGIFRPFLITCIILGCFMACLLIYIKPTNSWILGPIESTSSVLKMKNFFSSKTDDLNETIILIWVWPFGQTFDLSSCQAMFNIHGCRLTTDRALYNKSHAVLIHHRDISWDLTNLPQQARPPFQKWIWMNLESPTHTPQKSGIEHLFNLTLTYRRDSDIQVPYGFMTVSTNSFVFEVPSKKKLVCWVVSNWNPEHARVKYYSELSKSIEIHTYGQAFGEYVNDKSLIPTISACKFYLSFENSIHKDYITEKLYNAFVAGTVPVVLGPSRENYENFIPGDSFIHVEDYSSASELAKYLKELDKNDKLYLSYFNWRKSFTVNLPRFWETHACSACDHVKRHQEYKSVGNLEKWFWN